The region CGGCACTAAAATCCCGTTCCATTAAGCCGTTCAGACAGCATTCTTTACACTTTGAAAGCTTTGTTATATAGTTTGCAGTGATATGTTATTTCAAGGCCGTCTGAAAAACAGATTGTCGATTTTTAGTTTAAAAAACAGCGACCACGCTCAAGATCCAAACCAAAGGAGAAAGCAAATGATTAATGCAGAAGAACGCATCCGCCACGAAGGCTTGCGCAACAAAATTATGTCTGCCGAACAAGCAGCCGAATTTGTGCAAAACGGTATGAATGTTGCCATCACCGGCTTTACCGGCGCAGGCTATCCGAAACTTCTGCCGACTGCCATTGCTGAAAAAGCCAACGCCGAGCACGCTGCCGGCCGCCCATTCAGCATCGGCATGATTACCGGTGCATCAACCGCACCTGAGTGTGACGGCGTATTGGCCGCTGCCAATGCCGTGCATTTCCGCAACCCTTTTCAATCAGACCCATCACTGCGCAACAGCATCAACGCCGGTAACATTGCTTACCAAGACATGCACTTGTCGCACGTTGAACAGCAAATGCGCCAAGGTTTTTATGGCGATTTTGACTTGGCCATTATCGAAGTTTCCGGCATTACCAAAGACGGCAAATTGATTCCGGCTATGGGTATCGGTCACGGTAACGAAGCCCTGAAAGCGGCAAAAAAAGTCATTATCGAAGTGAACTTCACTCAAAATGCCAAATTAGAAGGCATGCACGACGTGGTGTTCGACATCGGCGTACCACCGCACCGCAAACCAATTGCCATTACCGGCCCATTCGACCGCATAGGTTCACCATATTTGGAATGCCCGGAAGAAAAAATCGTTGCCATCGTATTGAGCAACTCAGGTGACCGAAACAGTAAATTTGCCGATCCTGACGAAAATTCAAAAGCCATTGCTGCGCAAATCATTGATTTCTTCAGCCACGAAGTAAAAGTAGGGCGCTTGCCGAAAAACCTGTTGCCATTGCAGTCAGGCGTGGGCAACGTGGCCAATGCCGTAATGGCAGGCTTGTTGGATGCACCGTTTGACGATTTGACTGGCTACACCGAAGTATTGCAAGACGGTATGTTGGACTTGATTTTGGCCGGTAAAATGCAGCACGCATCGGCCACGGCTCTGTCATTCAGTCCGGATGCATTGCAACGCTTTAACGACAACATCGATTTCCTGCGCGATAAATTGATTCTGCGCCCGATGGAATACACCAATAATCCGGAAGTTATCCGACGCTTAGGTGTGATCGGTATGAATGCCATGATTGAAGCTGATATTTACGGCAACGTAAACTCTACCCACGTGATGGGCACGAAAATGATGAACGGTATTGGCGGCTCAGGCGACTTCACCCGCAATGCCTTCTTCTCATTCTTCGTATCGCCATCTGTGGCGAAAGATGGCGCGATTTCGTGTATCGTACCGATGGTTTCACACCACGACCACACCGAACATGACGTAATGTTTATCGTAACCGAGCAAGGTATGGCCGATTTGCGCGGCAAATCGCCACGCCAACGCGCTCAATTGATTATCAACAACTGTGCGCACCCGGATTACCGCGATATGTTGCGTGACTACTATGACCGCGCCGAAAAAGCAGGTGGCCTGCATACACCACACCTGTTGATGGAAGCCTTGTCATGGCACCAACGTTTTGTTGAAACTGGTGATATGCGTATCAAATAAGATAAAGTAAATCTTCATTTAAAAAAGCAGCTTGGTATTTGAACTGGACCCATAAAGTCAGACAGCTAATTTTATGGGTTCAGTCCATTGAAGCTGTCTTTTTATTATGTAATATTACTGTCGCGCATATTCACATCCTGCTTGGCACGAACCTCTACTTCCTTCCACTCGTGCTGCTGCCGACCGCTTCATCATGTTGGCGGCGGCATTGGTCGATCGAGGTCTTTTTAGAAGCAATGTCGCGCGATTTGCCGTAAATCGATTCGTCCAAATTCAGCGTTTGACGGACTTCGCCGATAAGTGGCATTGCGGCCGGCTAGGGCAGTGGCTTCTCATCGCTGGTAATGCTGCCCTGACGAATGCCCAGATCACAGTCGGTGGCAATCACGGTATCACTTTTATTCATCTAAAATGTAAGAAAACCTAGCGTTGTTTACAGTATTTGAAAGACAATACCGCCATGAACATTCACAAAAACACCCGACTGACACGCACCAACGTCAAGTCGTTTGGCGCGCCTATACACAGGATAAAATCACCGTTACCTCACCCGAAGGCTACACGGTTGCAACTGACCACACCGCAAAACAGCACCAACAACCGTTTCAAACAGGCCAAGTACGGTATGAAAGTTTGGCTAAAGCTGAGAAAGTCATCAACGAAAAGCTCAAAAACAGACTAAAACAGACTAATCCTATCTCGGTGAAATGGTGCATTTCGACACCAAACAGCTACCTTTATTACAGAACCAAAAAGCAACCAACCCGAAGGATTACCTGTTTGCTGCCATTGACGACTATTCCCGCGAACTATATACGACCGTTTTGTCTGACCGTACAGCCGCTAGTGCAGTCAAGTTCCTTTTGTATTGATTGACTGTTGCCTATATACCATTACGCCTTTCGAGGTTTTACGGGCTTATTTTTCTCAACCTGTTGTGTAAACAACGCGGCTGTTTATTACACTAAATTTTGCCTACCGTCAATTCTTGTATTCATTATCCATCGCTTTATCCAGCCGGTATTTTGCACTATCGACTGCTTGGGCAATTTGTTCTAGTTCATCAAGTGTCGGCTTCAAAAGCTTCGCTTCATCTGATTGAGTGGTTTTTCCAGCCTTTTTCTGGCTCTTTACTTGATCAGCAAGATTTCCGTCTGCTAAATAAAACATTCATGTTCATAAATGATGTAGCCATTTATTTTCATCGACTCGTCAGGCATCTTAATCCTTTGCTATGTTAATCTCCGGCCAGTTGACTATAGCAGGTATAGCGGGAAGCAGAATCGGGACGAATCAATTCAGGGAAATTTTGCATGGATAGATCCAAAAAGTTCAGACAGCCGTGAACAACACAGGGGCATTGTTACATTTTTCTTTATCGGTCACGTCTTTTTTAAACAATACTTGCCCGCCTTCTAATACGGAGAAACGGAGCTTGCTCCGCTTCTCTAAATCCCAATGCTTTATCACTGACTCCAGAATGGTTGTTTGGTTTTTGCAGGTCATTGTATAGCAAATAAACCTATTCTTCGATACAATTCCACCATGGCCTATTCAGAAGACTTCAAACAACCCGTACTCAAAAAACTCCGTCAAGGATGGACGGTTCGCAGAGCCGCAAAAGAATTCGGCATCGCCATCTCCACCATCACGCTTTGGAAACGCCCTCCGGCTCCTCAAGCCCCTCCAAAGCAACGGAAAGCCCGCAAAATCAGCGCACAAGCACTGCTCGAAGATGTTGAGCGTTATCCCGATGCCTATTGCTATGAAAGAGCACAACGCTTTGGCTGTTCCCATACCGCCATACACAAAGCATTAAAGCGATACAACATCAGCTACAAAAAAAGACCAACCGCCACCCGAAAGCCAACAGAGGGCTCAGAAAAAACTTCCTGAAGTTACTGCACCGCTACATCCGCCGTAACCGTCCGGTTGTTTATTTAGACGAGAGCGGATTCAGAACATCCTGTTACCGGCCTTACGCTTATGCGCCAAAAAGCCGGCGTTGTTATGCGCTTCATGATTGGCAGGGACATCATCAGACCGATGCCGTCGGAGCGTTATTTCACGGCAAACTGTTTGCCGTCGGGTTGTTTGATTGCAGTATTGACCGCCGGATATTTGACGCTTGGGTGGAGCGGATTTTGATTCCGGAGCTGCCGCAAAACAGTGTGGTGGTGATGGATAATGCGACGTTTCATAAGGGGAGTGCTTTAGCACTTCTGAAGGAGAAAGGCCATACCGTGTTATGGCTTCCGCCCTATAGCCCTGATCTGAATCAGATAGAGAAAAAGTGGGCTTGGATTAAGGGTGCAAGAGCTAAGATTTTATGCCCCTCTTTTTCTGAAATCTCTGCTAAAACAGACATCCGATGAAAGCGGGCATTATCCATCACGATAACAGATTGTTCAGTTAATTCAGGCAGCAATACGCCTTCAAACCATGCTTCAAATAAACGGCTATCCATCGTGCCTGAATAAATCATGGGTGCAATTAGATTACTTTGGTCTTTGATTTGAGCTGCAACCGGTGATGTGCGCCGGTATCGTTTACCACTGATTTGCGCTTTAACTGGAAGCCCTTTTGGTGAATAGGCATAAGGACGGTAGTAAAAAGTATCAAATCCTGTTTCATCAAGGAAAACAACTTGATAATCAGCATATTGATTTAATGCTTGTTGATAAGCGGCTACCTGTTCTGGTTTTTGTTCTTTGTAGCTCGTGGTCTTTTTTTACGCGTCATACCCAATACTTTGAACAAATAACAAATATTAGCCGGCGTACACCCAAAATGAGCTGCAATTTCATGCTGGTATGCATCAGGGTGTTCTTTAACATATTCTATGAGCAGTTTTTTATTGACTTTGGTTGCATTGCCACCTTTGACTTGATGTTCAAATGAACCAGTTTGCTCATAGCGTTTTCTCCAACTTCGAAATGTTTTTGGGTCAATTTGGTATGCTTTGCAAACTTCGCTGGCATTTTTGCATGCCTGATAGTATTGGTATGCTTTTTCTCGTAGTTCTATTGAGTATGACATTTTGGACTCTAAATATTCAGTGTTGATTTGGGAATTCTTATTTTAATATACTATAACTTGCAAAAAAAGCAGAATCAGAAGATTCTGCTTTTTGATGAAGGGCTATTTCTGCCCTGGTTCTTTTTGATAATGCGGGGAGCGTGGGCCATGGAGGATGCCGTTGTGCTTCATCGGAGAGAGCAACTGAACTCCGGCTGCCTGAGCCATATCATAGCCTTTGTCGCCTAATGTGCCGACTACTTGGTCAATAATGGCACCAAGAAGGGCGGCTAGGATACCATTGTTGTTTTTTTGTCCGGCATCAGAAGCTACGGCAGAACCACTCCAAAGCTCTTTGCCAGTACGCGCATCGACCAGTTTAGCCTCAGCACTTACAGTGGTCACGCTTTGTATAATTTGGTATTTAGTACCGTATTCTTTCACGGTTACATACAGTACAGCATCATTACCAAAGATTTCACGCAGTTTGTCCAGCTTGACATCGTGGATGTCGGCCGCATTGGTGAGGCCGTTTTGCTTGAAGGCTTCAGCAGCAACAGCAACCGGGAAGACATAATAACCTGCTTCGGAGAGTGGAAAGGTTGTAGCGGTCAGCATGCCCCAAGTGGCTTTAACGTCAGGCGATTCATTCAAAGGCGGCAAAACCAAAATAGATTTGGGATTGCTTTCTTTAAAAGCCGTATAGTCGTAAGGCTGTGGCTGGTGGTACGTTTGGCAGGCGGACAAAGCTAAGGTCGCGGCTAAAGGCAGTAAACACTTCATCATCTTCATTGTTTTCCTCCTGAGGCCTTACTCTTCAACAGAAAATCCATAAAAACCGCCGATTCGGGGAACAGCTGTTTTTCTGTTTCAAATTGTGCCTTGGCTGCATCCGGTTGTCCGGCATCAATCAGCAAAAGACCCATATGGGCATGGGCTCCCGGGGCGGCAGGTAGCTGCTTACGGTTGGCTTCATTAAAATACTGCTCCATCTTGTCGATTTGCTTACCTGCCGAACTGTCGTCGTTTTTCAGACGTTCGTAAACTGTTGAGCTGTAGTCTTTCCAGTAATACATCGACTTAGGCGCAGAGCCACAGGCTGCCAGTAAAAGTGCGGCAGCCAGAGGCAGTCCATATAATGACATCCCTTTTTTCATACGGCCTCCTTAACGGTTAGGCTGCCAAGCGCCATTGTCGATGGCTTGTACCAGGTTGTTTACGGCTTCGCGTACGGCCAAATCCAATACTTTGCCGTTCAAAGTTGCGTCGTAGCCTGAGGTACCGCCAAAACCGATGACCTCTCGGTTGGAAAGTGAATATTCACCGGCACCTTGAGTAGAATAAACAACCTCCGAAGTTCGGACATTAACGATATTCAAGGCAACTTTGGCATAGGCAATCTGTGATTTACCGCGCCCTAAAATACCGAACAATTGGTGGTCGCCCACATCTTTACGGCCGAACTCGGTTACATCGCCGGTGACAACATAGTTTGCACCTTTCAGATTTTGTGCCTTACCCGAGATGCCGGCTTCTTGTTTCAAGGCGCTCAGGTTGGTGCGGTTCAGCACATTGAAACGGTTGGTTTGCTGCAGATGAGTGGCCAAAATAGTCTTGGCTTGACTGCCTAAGCGGTCTTCGCCGTCGGAGAATACACCTTTTTGGAAGCTTGAACGGTTATCGAAGCTGCCGATGGATATCGGGGTACGTACGCCATTGTATTGTGTATTGTATGAAACAACTTTAGCTACTTCCAGACTGCGTGAAGATTCTGTCGCACAGCCGGCAAGTAAACCGAGTGCAATACCGCAGGCCAGAGTAGTTTTGATGATAGTCATAAATCGTTCTCCATATGAATGATTGGTTAAACGTCGCAAGTCAGTATATTGCATGGCTTTGTTAAGAAATGCAAGGTCTGATTAATGTGTGCCTTGCTTGGGCTTCCGTTGTCAAAACGGATACTTATTTATTATCGAAAGTTATGGAGGCAGCTGGAGCAGTTCGCTGAAATGGACAAACAGAAGCTGCCGACCGGTGCGCCCCTGCAGAAAGCATCTGTACAGCTGGACTCCGGCTCCGGCTAAGTCATGTACGCAATGAATTTATTATTTCGTCCAGTCAGTCGTATTTAATTCACAGATCTTACCGAATGCCTGATCATTCGTTACCAAAGCAGCCTGTTCAAAATGGGCATGAGCCGCAAACATCATATCGAAAGTGGACAGGCTTTTTCCATGCTTTTCTACAGAAGCTTTAAATTTGCCGTATGATTCGGATACCGATTGGTCGAATGGAAGGATATCGACGTATTTTAAAAACTCTTTTACAGCCTTATGCAATTTTACTGCCTCAGGTTTTTTAGCCAAACCGTAATGAATCTCTGCATGAGTGATGCTGGAAATGCACAATGATGAAATAGGGACTTTTTTCAGGTTTTCCATAAAGGCAGGGTGCAATTTGAGCGCATGATTAGTCGCATTGGTATCAAGCATATAACGTTTCATTCCTGCCAGCCTTCAAAAATATCCCGTTCTTGTGGATCTGCTTCTGTATCGCGCTCAATCAAATCATTATTTTGGGCTGCTGCCAAGATAAAGCCGTCCCAATTTTGCGGGCGCGAAGACAAAACGACATCACCGTCTTCGTTTCTACGGATAATATACTTCTGGAAATATCACTATCAAAGTTTGAAGTATGCTTGAGCTTATTATCAAAACTTTCAGTTTTTTTAATAATTTCATCGATTTTACGGACACCCGCAGCTCCAACAATTGCAGCCGATATAGCTTGCGGAATCAGCATCTCTTCCACAGCCGATCGTTCAGCCCGTTCAGGACTCATGCCTGATACGGTTTTTTGATCAATTTTGTCTTTTTCAATCCATGCGTCAGGGAAACGGGCCAAGAAACCGTCTTGATAGCCTGACCAGTTGATTGCCGCCGCCTGTCCGAATCTTCCGCCCAATAACGAGTTTTCACCGGACATCACCGGAGCAAACTCTTTAATCAGCAATTCCCTTTGCTTTCCATCTTTGATTTCATCTG is a window of Neisseria yangbaofengii DNA encoding:
- a CDS encoding acetyl-CoA hydrolase/transferase family protein, coding for MINAEERIRHEGLRNKIMSAEQAAEFVQNGMNVAITGFTGAGYPKLLPTAIAEKANAEHAAGRPFSIGMITGASTAPECDGVLAAANAVHFRNPFQSDPSLRNSINAGNIAYQDMHLSHVEQQMRQGFYGDFDLAIIEVSGITKDGKLIPAMGIGHGNEALKAAKKVIIEVNFTQNAKLEGMHDVVFDIGVPPHRKPIAITGPFDRIGSPYLECPEEKIVAIVLSNSGDRNSKFADPDENSKAIAAQIIDFFSHEVKVGRLPKNLLPLQSGVGNVANAVMAGLLDAPFDDLTGYTEVLQDGMLDLILAGKMQHASATALSFSPDALQRFNDNIDFLRDKLILRPMEYTNNPEVIRRLGVIGMNAMIEADIYGNVNSTHVMGTKMMNGIGGSGDFTRNAFFSFFVSPSVAKDGAISCIVPMVSHHDHTEHDVMFIVTEQGMADLRGKSPRQRAQLIINNCAHPDYRDMLRDYYDRAEKAGGLHTPHLLMEALSWHQRFVETGDMRIK
- a CDS encoding CsgG/HfaB family protein; its protein translation is MTIIKTTLACGIALGLLAGCATESSRSLEVAKVVSYNTQYNGVRTPISIGSFDNRSSFQKGVFSDGEDRLGSQAKTILATHLQQTNRFNVLNRTNLSALKQEAGISGKAQNLKGANYVVTGDVTEFGRKDVGDHQLFGILGRGKSQIAYAKVALNIVNVRTSEVVYSTQGAGEYSLSNREVIGFGGTSGYDATLNGKVLDLAVREAVNNLVQAIDNGAWQPNR
- a CDS encoding DUF4810 domain-containing protein; the protein is MKKGMSLYGLPLAAALLLAACGSAPKSMYYWKDYSSTVYERLKNDDSSAGKQIDKMEQYFNEANRKQLPAAPGAHAHMGLLLIDAGQPDAAKAQFETEKQLFPESAVFMDFLLKSKASGGKQ
- a CDS encoding IS630 family transposase gives rise to the protein MQHQLQKKTNRHPKANRGLRKNFLKLLHRYIRRNRPVVYLDESGFRTSCYRPYAYAPKSRRCYALHDWQGHHQTDAVGALFHGKLFAVGLFDCSIDRRIFDAWVERILIPELPQNSVVVMDNATFHKGSALALLKEKGHTVLWLPPYSPDLNQIEKKWAWIKGARAKILCPSFSEISAKTDIR
- a CDS encoding type II toxin-antitoxin system VapC family toxin codes for the protein MKRYMLDTNATNHALKLHPAFMENLKKVPISSLCISSITHAEIHYGLAKKPEAVKLHKAVKEFLKYVDILPFDQSVSESYGKFKASVEKHGKSLSTFDMMFAAHAHFEQAALVTNDQAFGKICELNTTDWTK
- a CDS encoding IS630 transposase-related protein, whose translation is MSYSIELREKAYQYYQACKNASEVCKAYQIDPKTFRSWRKRYEQTGSFEHQVKGGNATKVNKKLLIEYVKEHPDAYQHEIAAHFGCTPANICYLFKVLGMTRKKRPRATKNKNQNR
- a CDS encoding IS630 transposase-related protein, which gives rise to MAYSEDFKQPVLKKLRQGWTVRRAAKEFGIAISTITLWKRPPAPQAPPKQRKARKISAQALLEDVERYPDAYCYERAQRFGCSHTAIHKALKRYNISYKKRPTATRKPTEGSEKTS
- a CDS encoding DUF799 domain-containing protein, with translation MMKCLLPLAATLALSACQTYHQPQPYDYTAFKESNPKSILVLPPLNESPDVKATWGMLTATTFPLSEAGYYVFPVAVAAEAFKQNGLTNAADIHDVKLDKLREIFGNDAVLYVTVKEYGTKYQIIQSVTTVSAEAKLVDARTGKELWSGSAVASDAGQKNNNGILAALLGAIIDQVVGTLGDKGYDMAQAAGVQLLSPMKHNGILHGPRSPHYQKEPGQK